In a single window of the Subtercola sp. PAMC28395 genome:
- the hrpA gene encoding ATP-dependent RNA helicase HrpA: MNAESIYFPPELPVSQLREEIARTIAANQVVIVAGETGSGKTTQLPKICLELGRTSIGHTQPRRIAARTIAERIAEELGQEVGDRVGYQVRFTDTVGPNTQIKLMTDGILLNEIHRDRLLTKYDTIIIDEAHERSLTIDFLLGYLRQLLPKRPDLKVIVTSATIDPGSFSRHFGGAPIIEVSGRTYPVEVRYRPLVADGEVSDDVDDESDDDEAAPARRASNGNSGTRSGGGPNGGPAARPALNRDPLDAVNEALDELAREGDGDVLVFFSGENEIRDAEEAIRGRLNSGGGGALGAATEVLPLYGRLSSADQHKVFQKSSAPGIRRRIVLATNVAETSLTVPGIKYVIDTGTARISRYSVRSKVQRLPIEAISQASANQRAGRSGRTSDGICIRLYSEDDYLARPEFTEPEILRTNLAAVILQMISLGLGDIASFPFLQPPDSRGIKDGLDLLSELGAINPPSDAKRAGRGVDRSGGGRNRENPGRSATDSSVDSSARPGTASAVPTLTRVGRDLSRMPIEPRFARMVIESKNHRTSREVMIIVSGLTVQDPRERPLERRQRADELHARFTDVSSDFLSLLNLWNYLEEKQRELSSSAFRRLCKAEHLNYVRVREWQDVFRQLRQLSKPLNLTIGEPSVNPDGIHRSILSGLLSHIGLKDVAKKDYVGARQTRFSIFPGSALAKKQPNSVMSAELVETSRLFARMNATIDPAWAESLAGDLCKRTYSEPHWEKKQGAVVAYERVTLYGVPIVPKRRVQFSRIDPAYARELFIRHALVEGDWESQHAFDRDNRRFRSELAEIEERSRRRDLLLDDEAVFEFYDARVPREVNTARSFDGWWKKAKYDTPELLTMTLTSLVPEGAPEIDEAKFPATWQQGDQQLALSYRFEPGTEDDGVSVTVPLTLLPRLEPSGFESQVPGFRDELVTALIRSLPKNIRKNFVPATDWAKKLLLELPVHDTAGTGSPGSAGSAGSASFVAALAATMSRLAYTPVTAADFDLARIPSHLSVSFRVVDDRGKTLAASKDLGSLQSRFKGAARESVARASGAAASLIERRGITTWDFDELPQHLDTKQPGSVIRAYPAIVDEKTSVAIRLVTTPAEAARLTPAGVRRLLLLGVASPVSYVREHLSQNEKLVLATSPYPSIQALFDDCLLAAADHVLRTAHPDGRVFTRGEFEAVRDTLSSSIIDLMYQTVATVATSLTRARDAERALKKVTSVTLLTALADARSQLGNLVFAGFIASMGIDQLSNLPRYLTGIEQRLQKLPDAPARDRAWMTEAQNATARYEAAGGVLPLPLDAWLAIGAPVVKARWMIEELRISLFAQSLGTAEPVSLQRIVKLLGT; the protein is encoded by the coding sequence ATGAATGCCGAGTCGATCTACTTCCCGCCCGAGCTGCCCGTCAGCCAGTTGCGCGAAGAGATCGCACGCACGATCGCCGCGAACCAGGTCGTCATCGTCGCCGGCGAGACCGGGTCCGGCAAGACGACCCAGTTGCCGAAGATCTGCCTGGAGCTTGGCAGAACGAGCATCGGGCACACGCAGCCCCGGCGCATCGCGGCACGCACGATCGCCGAACGCATCGCGGAGGAGCTCGGCCAGGAGGTCGGCGACCGCGTCGGCTACCAGGTGCGCTTCACCGACACGGTGGGACCGAACACCCAGATCAAGCTGATGACCGACGGCATTCTGCTGAACGAGATCCACCGCGACCGGCTGCTGACGAAGTACGACACGATCATCATCGATGAGGCTCACGAGCGCAGCCTCACCATCGACTTCCTGCTCGGGTACCTGCGCCAGCTGCTGCCCAAGCGACCCGACCTCAAGGTGATCGTCACCTCGGCGACGATCGACCCGGGGAGCTTCTCCAGGCACTTCGGCGGGGCGCCGATCATCGAGGTGTCTGGGCGCACCTACCCGGTCGAAGTACGGTATCGCCCGCTCGTCGCCGACGGCGAGGTGAGCGACGACGTCGACGATGAGAGTGACGACGATGAAGCGGCGCCTGCTCGGCGCGCGTCGAACGGCAACAGCGGTACGCGTTCGGGCGGGGGCCCGAATGGCGGGCCAGCGGCACGGCCTGCACTGAATCGCGACCCTCTCGACGCCGTGAACGAAGCGCTCGACGAGCTCGCTCGCGAAGGCGACGGCGACGTGCTGGTGTTCTTCTCCGGCGAGAACGAGATCCGGGATGCTGAAGAGGCCATCCGCGGGCGTCTCAACTCGGGTGGGGGCGGGGCTCTCGGTGCGGCGACCGAGGTTCTGCCGTTGTATGGCCGGTTGTCGTCGGCCGACCAGCACAAGGTGTTCCAGAAGTCGTCGGCCCCGGGCATCCGTCGCCGTATCGTGCTCGCGACCAACGTCGCGGAGACAAGCCTCACGGTACCCGGCATCAAGTACGTGATCGACACCGGTACCGCCCGTATCAGTCGCTACAGTGTGCGCTCGAAGGTGCAGCGGCTGCCCATCGAGGCCATTTCGCAGGCTTCGGCGAACCAGCGCGCGGGGCGGAGTGGGCGCACAAGCGACGGAATCTGCATCAGGCTCTACTCAGAAGACGACTATCTGGCGAGGCCTGAATTCACCGAACCGGAGATCCTGCGCACCAACCTGGCCGCAGTGATCCTCCAGATGATCTCGCTGGGCCTTGGCGACATTGCGAGCTTTCCGTTTCTGCAGCCGCCGGATTCGCGCGGCATCAAAGACGGCCTGGACCTGCTGAGCGAACTGGGCGCGATCAACCCTCCGAGTGATGCCAAGCGTGCAGGGCGCGGTGTCGATCGAAGTGGCGGCGGTCGCAACCGGGAGAACCCGGGTCGCAGCGCGACAGATTCTTCCGTTGACAGCAGCGCACGACCCGGCACCGCGAGCGCCGTACCGACGCTCACCCGCGTCGGCCGCGACCTCTCGCGCATGCCGATCGAACCGCGGTTCGCCCGCATGGTCATCGAGTCGAAGAACCACCGTACGAGCCGGGAAGTCATGATCATCGTGTCGGGGCTGACGGTACAGGATCCTCGCGAACGCCCGCTCGAGCGACGCCAGCGGGCCGACGAACTGCACGCCCGGTTCACCGACGTCAGCAGCGACTTCCTCTCACTGCTGAACCTCTGGAACTACCTCGAGGAGAAACAACGTGAGCTCTCTTCCAGTGCCTTCCGCCGGCTCTGCAAGGCCGAACACCTGAACTACGTGCGGGTGCGTGAATGGCAGGACGTCTTTCGTCAGCTGCGCCAGCTCAGCAAACCGCTGAACCTCACAATCGGCGAGCCGTCGGTCAACCCCGACGGGATCCACCGTTCGATCCTCTCCGGCCTGCTGTCGCACATCGGCTTGAAAGATGTGGCGAAGAAGGACTACGTCGGGGCGCGCCAGACCCGGTTCAGCATCTTTCCGGGGTCGGCCCTCGCGAAGAAGCAGCCCAACTCGGTGATGAGCGCCGAGCTGGTCGAGACCAGCCGCCTCTTCGCGCGAATGAATGCAACGATCGATCCGGCCTGGGCGGAGTCGCTCGCCGGCGACCTCTGCAAACGCACCTACTCCGAACCCCACTGGGAGAAGAAGCAGGGCGCAGTCGTCGCCTACGAGCGGGTCACACTCTACGGAGTGCCCATCGTTCCCAAGCGCCGCGTGCAGTTCTCGCGGATCGACCCTGCGTATGCTCGCGAGCTCTTCATTCGGCACGCTCTCGTCGAGGGCGACTGGGAATCACAGCACGCCTTCGACCGCGACAACCGCCGGTTCCGCTCAGAACTCGCCGAAATCGAGGAGCGCAGCCGTCGCCGTGACCTGCTGCTCGACGACGAGGCCGTCTTCGAGTTCTACGACGCGAGGGTTCCCCGCGAGGTGAACACCGCCCGGAGCTTCGACGGCTGGTGGAAGAAGGCGAAGTACGACACGCCAGAGCTGCTCACGATGACTCTCACCTCGCTGGTTCCCGAAGGCGCGCCCGAGATCGACGAGGCGAAGTTCCCGGCCACCTGGCAGCAGGGCGACCAGCAGCTTGCCCTCTCGTACCGCTTCGAACCGGGCACTGAAGACGACGGCGTCAGCGTCACGGTTCCGCTCACCCTGCTGCCCCGCCTCGAGCCCTCCGGCTTCGAATCGCAGGTGCCGGGGTTCCGCGACGAACTCGTGACCGCGCTCATCCGCTCTCTGCCCAAGAACATCCGCAAGAACTTCGTGCCGGCGACCGACTGGGCGAAGAAGCTCCTGCTCGAGCTGCCGGTCCACGACACGGCTGGAACGGGTTCACCGGGTTCAGCGGGTTCAGCGGGTTCAGCATCCTTCGTCGCCGCGCTGGCCGCCACCATGTCGCGCCTCGCCTACACGCCCGTCACGGCTGCCGACTTCGACCTCGCGCGCATTCCGTCGCACCTCTCGGTCTCCTTCCGGGTGGTGGATGACCGGGGCAAGACGCTCGCGGCATCGAAAGACCTCGGCTCGTTGCAGAGCCGCTTCAAGGGCGCCGCTCGCGAGAGTGTGGCCCGGGCATCCGGTGCGGCAGCCAGCTTGATCGAACGCCGGGGCATCACCACCTGGGACTTCGACGAGCTGCCGCAGCACCTCGATACGAAACAGCCGGGCAGCGTGATCCGTGCCTATCCCGCGATCGTCGACGAGAAGACGTCGGTGGCGATTCGCCTGGTGACGACGCCAGCAGAGGCGGCACGGCTCACCCCTGCCGGCGTTCGCAGGCTGCTGCTGCTCGGCGTGGCCTCCCCCGTCTCGTATGTTCGCGAGCACCTCAGCCAGAACGAGAAACTGGTTCTGGCGACGAGCCCGTACCCGAGCATCCAGGCGCTCTTCGACGATTGCCTTCTTGCCGCAGCCGACCATGTACTGCGCACCGCACACCCGGACGGAAGGGTCTTCACGCGCGGAGAATTCGAGGCCGTTCGCGACACGCTCTCGTCGAGCATCATCGACCTCATGTACCAGACAGTCGCAACCGTCGCCACGAGCCTAACGAGGGCCAGGGATGCCGAACGGGCGCTCAAGAAGGTCACCAGCGTGACACTGCTGACCGCTCTCGCCGACGCACGGAGCCAGCTCGGAAACCTCGTCTTCGCCGGCTTCATCGCCTCGATGGGCATCGACCAGCTGAGCAACCTGCCGCGATACCTCACCGGGATCGAGCAGCGCCTGCAGAAGCTGCCCGACGCTCCCGCCCGCGACCGCGCGTGGATGACAGAGGCCCAGAACGCGACCGCGCGCTACGAGGCCGCCGGCGGCGTGCTTCCGCTCCCTCTCGACGCCTGGCTGGCCATCGGGGCTCCGGTGGTGAAGGCGCGATGGATGATCGAAGAACTCCGGATCAGCCTCTTCGCCCAGTCGCTCGGCACAGCCGAGCCTGTTTCGCTGCAACGGATAGTGAAGCTCTTGGGAACGTGA
- a CDS encoding MFS transporter, producing the protein MSTYSSLLKTRGVGRIMAAQLVARFPFGMLSLAFLLHIEHVHNSYGSAGLVLAALSIGQAIAGPLTSRLMGRWGMRPVISGTIAVCAVAITSIALIPMTIPVTMVVALVAGLTMPPIQPAVRTIYPKMVNSRQLTPLFSLDASAQEIIWVVGPVITTFAATQISTVAGILLAVAFLVGGGAWFLASPELGRVRIPRSRRRIGAVLAKPSVLLATVVGFLLVAACASIEAGVVSTFGHDGPQAGIVLAVFAIGSLVGGLALGHVPIGPWALARRMFIVFAGTAVAAFSLNIWWLSVFLFLAGVGIAPALAVMFSIVSSSVRFSETAEAYGWVGTGQLIGAALGSAVAGFLIDSQGPTGAFIAAAALALAGFAVPLLGKRWHPDLRGKDASPIPDTEPIEAITS; encoded by the coding sequence GTGAGCACTTATTCAAGCCTTCTGAAGACCCGCGGCGTGGGGCGCATCATGGCCGCCCAGCTCGTCGCCCGTTTTCCGTTCGGCATGCTCTCGCTCGCCTTCCTGCTGCACATCGAGCACGTCCACAACTCGTACGGCTCGGCCGGGCTGGTGCTCGCCGCTCTCTCGATCGGCCAGGCTATCGCTGGGCCCCTCACCAGCAGGCTGATGGGCCGCTGGGGAATGCGGCCGGTGATCTCTGGCACGATCGCGGTCTGTGCGGTCGCGATCACCTCGATCGCCCTCATTCCGATGACGATCCCGGTCACCATGGTCGTCGCCCTGGTCGCCGGGCTCACCATGCCGCCGATCCAGCCGGCCGTGCGCACGATCTACCCCAAGATGGTCAACTCGCGCCAGCTCACCCCGCTCTTCTCGCTGGATGCCTCCGCCCAGGAGATCATCTGGGTCGTGGGCCCAGTGATCACGACGTTCGCCGCGACGCAGATCAGTACGGTGGCAGGAATCCTGCTCGCTGTGGCGTTCCTGGTCGGCGGGGGTGCGTGGTTCCTTGCAAGCCCCGAGCTCGGGCGGGTGCGCATCCCGCGCAGTCGCCGGCGCATCGGTGCCGTGCTGGCCAAACCGTCGGTGCTGCTGGCCACCGTGGTGGGCTTCCTGCTCGTCGCTGCCTGTGCCTCCATCGAGGCCGGCGTCGTGTCGACCTTCGGCCACGACGGCCCGCAGGCCGGGATCGTTCTGGCGGTCTTCGCCATCGGCTCGCTCGTGGGCGGCCTCGCGCTCGGGCACGTTCCGATCGGCCCTTGGGCGCTCGCCCGGCGCATGTTCATCGTCTTCGCGGGAACGGCGGTCGCTGCGTTCTCGCTGAACATCTGGTGGCTCTCGGTCTTCCTCTTTCTCGCCGGTGTCGGAATCGCGCCGGCCCTCGCCGTGATGTTCTCGATCGTCTCCTCGAGCGTGCGCTTCAGTGAGACCGCCGAGGCCTATGGTTGGGTCGGTACCGGCCAGCTCATCGGTGCGGCCCTCGGTTCGGCCGTCGCGGGGTTCCTCATCGACTCACAGGGCCCCACCGGGGCGTTCATCGCCGCCGCCGCCCTCGCGCTGGCCGGCTTCGCTGTTCCGCTGCTGGGCAAACGCTGGCACCCCGACCTCCGAGGCAAGGACGCAAGCCCCATCCCTGACACCGAGCCGATCGAGGCCATCACCAGTTAG
- a CDS encoding aldo/keto reductase, which yields MEYRELGRTHRTVSVIGLGTWQLGADWGEVNEADALAVLDAAVDSGVTFFDTADVYGDGRSEQLIGTYLAAHPGHSITVATKMGRRQEQLAENYVLENFRAWTDRSRRNLGVETLDLVQLHCPPSEVFRSDEVYDALETLVSDEVISNYGFSVETAAQALDAISRPGTATIQIILNAFRLKPLDEVLPSAIAAGVGIIARVPLASGMLSGKYTSATTFAANDHRNYNRDGSAFDVGETFSGVDYETGLAAALEFARLAPAGMSPATAALAWVAQQAGVSSVIPGARNPAQAVNNAAAGSVGHLGAAFDAGVKEIYDRHFRAGIHSRW from the coding sequence ATGGAATACCGCGAACTCGGCAGAACCCACCGCACCGTCTCGGTCATCGGCCTCGGCACCTGGCAACTCGGGGCCGACTGGGGCGAGGTGAACGAAGCGGATGCCCTGGCTGTTCTCGATGCGGCCGTCGACTCCGGCGTGACGTTCTTCGACACCGCTGATGTGTACGGTGATGGCCGCAGTGAGCAGCTGATCGGCACGTACCTCGCCGCGCATCCCGGGCATTCGATCACCGTCGCGACGAAGATGGGTCGCCGGCAGGAACAGCTCGCAGAGAACTACGTGCTCGAGAACTTTCGCGCGTGGACCGACAGGTCCAGGCGCAACCTCGGCGTCGAGACCCTCGACCTCGTGCAGTTGCACTGCCCGCCCTCCGAGGTGTTCCGGAGCGACGAGGTCTACGACGCCCTCGAAACGCTGGTGTCTGACGAGGTCATCTCGAACTACGGTTTCAGCGTCGAGACGGCCGCGCAGGCGCTCGACGCGATTTCGAGGCCAGGCACCGCGACCATCCAGATCATTCTGAATGCGTTCCGGCTGAAGCCTCTCGACGAAGTGCTGCCGTCCGCCATTGCCGCAGGGGTCGGGATCATCGCGCGGGTGCCATTGGCGTCAGGCATGCTGAGCGGCAAATACACCTCGGCCACGACGTTCGCAGCGAACGACCATCGCAACTACAACCGCGACGGCAGTGCGTTCGATGTGGGGGAGACCTTCTCTGGCGTCGACTACGAAACCGGACTGGCTGCTGCCCTGGAATTCGCGCGCCTGGCGCCGGCCGGCATGAGCCCCGCCACCGCCGCGCTTGCATGGGTTGCCCAGCAGGCTGGCGTGAGCAGCGTCATTCCGGGTGCACGGAACCCGGCACAAGCCGTGAACAACGCGGCCGCGGGTTCGGTCGGTCACCTCGGGGCCGCCTTCGACGCGGGTGTGAAGGAGATCTACGACCGGCACTTCCGGGCGGGCATCCACTCGCGCTGGTGA
- a CDS encoding SOS response-associated peptidase → MCGRFAMNKETDDLILEFVARGGRAEDWRPSYSVAPTDVAPIIRQRKGAHAGDSGTGASGSGASPSGSSGSGSSASGASLSESGAGFREIEIAAWGLKPAWAKPGGPAPINARLESVATNGMFRSAFASSRCLVPMTGYYEWQAVSDGKQPYFIHAGAGAGVGVESTSASRLLAAAGLYSARKLDDEWAVTFTIITREARDASGEVHDRMPVFLTPDAWDAWLDPRKIEANSAGQGAILDLLDRSSTAVASTITTYAVDRRVNNSRTLDSSDATLIEPLDRSDDDFTGWNADPLTGEILD, encoded by the coding sequence ATGTGCGGCAGATTTGCGATGAACAAGGAGACCGACGACCTCATTCTGGAGTTCGTCGCGAGGGGCGGGCGCGCCGAGGACTGGCGGCCGAGCTACAGCGTGGCTCCGACCGACGTCGCCCCGATCATCCGGCAGCGCAAGGGTGCTCATGCTGGTGATTCCGGCACCGGTGCTTCGGGCAGCGGTGCTTCGCCCAGTGGTTCGTCGGGCAGTGGTTCGTCGGCCAGCGGCGCTTCGCTCAGTGAGAGTGGGGCGGGCTTCCGCGAGATCGAGATCGCGGCGTGGGGGCTGAAGCCGGCGTGGGCGAAACCGGGTGGGCCCGCACCGATCAATGCACGGTTGGAGTCGGTGGCGACGAACGGCATGTTCCGCAGTGCATTCGCGTCGAGTCGCTGCCTCGTGCCGATGACGGGGTACTACGAATGGCAGGCGGTTTCCGATGGCAAGCAGCCGTACTTCATCCACGCGGGTGCAGGCGCTGGTGTGGGTGTCGAGTCGACCAGTGCGAGCCGTCTGCTCGCGGCAGCCGGGCTCTACAGTGCGCGCAAGCTCGACGACGAGTGGGCAGTGACGTTCACGATCATCACGCGGGAGGCCCGTGATGCCTCGGGAGAAGTGCACGATCGCATGCCGGTCTTTCTCACGCCCGATGCGTGGGACGCCTGGCTTGATCCTCGAAAGATCGAAGCGAACAGTGCCGGTCAGGGGGCGATTCTCGATCTGCTCGACAGGAGTTCGACGGCGGTTGCGTCGACGATCACAACGTACGCTGTGGATCGTCGGGTCAACAACTCCCGAACGCTCGACAGCTCGGATGCGACGCTCATCGAACCGCTGGATCGTTCAGATGACGATTTCACCGGTTGGAATGCCGACCCGCTGACGGGCGAGATCCTCGACTGA
- a CDS encoding DUF4349 domain-containing protein has translation MKRRILAIATVVTLTALALGGCSALAGSNSSGSSGSAGSSGTSGTEAGPAIVAPGAGSADSASGGGAAGSVGSAATLPSTQVITTGSIALIADDPIAAADKAVSTVEAAGGHVDNRSESLGNTGGPGIIMPLGANDPAGTTQGTSSSGTSSSSTAGARADLTLRIPNAQVTSTVDALKKLGTVDSVTLTSTDVTTQVADVNARITALQTSVDRLLDLMTKATTTADLIALESALSQRQAELDGLKAQSSALADQVQYASVTLTITSHSVLATGAPNDFWGGLAAGWSSLVAGAAGGLVVLGIALPWLLAIALVAAIVLLVIRFARRSGSRKATN, from the coding sequence ATGAAGCGAAGAATTCTCGCGATCGCCACCGTTGTCACTCTGACTGCTCTCGCACTCGGGGGATGCTCGGCTCTGGCCGGCTCGAACTCGTCGGGTTCCTCCGGCAGCGCTGGCTCCTCCGGTACATCGGGCACAGAGGCCGGCCCGGCAATCGTGGCTCCGGGCGCCGGGTCTGCAGACAGCGCCTCGGGGGGCGGTGCAGCGGGCAGCGTGGGTAGTGCAGCTACCCTTCCGAGCACCCAGGTCATCACCACGGGATCGATTGCGCTCATCGCCGACGACCCGATTGCAGCCGCAGACAAAGCCGTTTCGACCGTCGAGGCGGCAGGCGGGCATGTCGACAACCGGAGTGAATCGCTCGGCAACACCGGCGGGCCGGGCATCATCATGCCCCTGGGTGCCAACGACCCGGCGGGCACAACGCAGGGCACCTCGTCGTCAGGAACCTCGTCGTCAAGCACCGCGGGCGCACGGGCCGACCTCACGCTCCGCATTCCGAATGCCCAGGTCACGTCGACCGTCGATGCACTGAAGAAACTCGGCACCGTCGACTCGGTGACGCTGACGTCGACCGACGTCACCACGCAGGTCGCCGATGTGAATGCCCGCATCACTGCACTGCAGACGTCTGTAGACCGGCTGCTCGACCTCATGACGAAGGCGACGACGACAGCCGACCTCATCGCCCTCGAGTCCGCCCTCTCCCAGCGCCAGGCCGAACTCGACGGCCTGAAAGCACAGAGTTCGGCCCTGGCCGACCAGGTTCAGTACGCCTCTGTCACTCTCACGATCACCAGCCACAGCGTGCTGGCAACCGGAGCACCGAACGACTTCTGGGGCGGCCTGGCAGCAGGGTGGTCATCGCTTGTCGCGGGAGCCGCCGGCGGGCTCGTCGTGCTCGGCATCGCACTGCCGTGGCTGCTTGCGATAGCGCTTGTGGCCGCGATAGTACTGCTGGTCATCCGGTTCGCCCGGCGCAGCGGCTCACGCAAAGCGACGAACTGA
- a CDS encoding aldo/keto reductase — MTLTPSVPRIPLNDGSSIPQLGLGVYKATDAETIDAIAVAFEHGYRHIDTATLYDNEKGVGEAVRRSSIPRSELFITTKVFNDQQGYDKARRSFDASLERLQLDYVDLFLIHWPAPRQDLYVETWRALEKIQADGLARSIGVSNFHPHHLERLASETGSETSVVPSINQVELHPWLPQAETRAYDDAHSIVTEAWSPLARGRILDTPVLDAVALKHGKSPAQVVIRWHLQLGNVVIPKSVTPSRIAANIDVFDFALDAEDLATIATLNSGERTGKDPDDFD, encoded by the coding sequence ATGACACTCACTCCTTCTGTGCCCCGCATTCCGCTGAACGACGGTTCGAGCATTCCGCAGCTCGGCCTCGGGGTCTACAAGGCGACCGACGCCGAGACGATCGACGCCATCGCCGTTGCGTTCGAGCATGGGTACCGGCACATCGACACTGCGACCCTCTACGACAACGAGAAGGGTGTCGGCGAGGCCGTCAGACGAAGTTCGATCCCCCGCAGCGAGCTCTTCATCACGACCAAGGTCTTCAACGACCAGCAGGGCTACGACAAGGCCCGCCGTTCCTTCGACGCGAGCCTGGAACGCCTTCAGCTCGACTATGTCGACCTGTTCCTCATCCACTGGCCGGCTCCGCGTCAGGACCTCTACGTCGAGACCTGGCGGGCGCTCGAGAAGATCCAGGCCGACGGTCTGGCCCGTTCTATCGGCGTTTCGAACTTTCACCCGCACCACCTCGAGAGGCTTGCTTCAGAAACCGGCTCAGAGACCAGTGTGGTACCGAGCATCAACCAAGTGGAGCTGCACCCGTGGCTACCCCAGGCCGAGACGCGGGCCTACGACGACGCACATTCGATCGTGACCGAAGCCTGGTCGCCCCTCGCGCGCGGCCGGATTCTCGACACCCCGGTTCTCGACGCCGTCGCTCTGAAGCACGGGAAGTCGCCGGCCCAGGTCGTGATCCGCTGGCACCTGCAGCTCGGCAACGTGGTGATTCCGAAGTCGGTGACGCCCTCGCGCATCGCAGCGAACATCGATGTCTTCGACTTCGCCCTCGACGCAGAGGACCTGGCCACCATCGCCACTCTCAACAGCGGCGAGCGCACCGGCAAAGACCCCGACGACTTCGACTGA
- a CDS encoding Pr6Pr family membrane protein produces MRLLFVILRVAVALAIGAAIIAQLAKTVSIAFDANPASVGFVVVNFFSFFTVDSNAASVVVLLVGAGLAIRQGGLSGGSRYSDQVVYSDPLLYTTVRASVVTYMVTTGIVYNLLLRGIALPQGTTVAWSNEILHVVGPIYLLLDWLFAPGRVPLDWKRLWAIIAFPVVWVAYTLVRGPLAIDQATGKPWYPYPFLNPTTSAAGYASVAFYVVLIAVVISALGAGAIWVSRRPSKRATVNN; encoded by the coding sequence ATGCGATTGCTCTTTGTGATTCTGCGGGTGGCTGTGGCCCTCGCCATCGGTGCTGCCATCATCGCCCAGCTCGCCAAGACGGTGTCGATCGCCTTCGACGCGAACCCGGCCAGCGTAGGGTTCGTCGTCGTCAACTTCTTCAGTTTCTTCACGGTCGACTCGAACGCGGCGAGCGTGGTGGTGCTGCTGGTCGGGGCCGGGCTCGCGATCAGGCAGGGCGGGCTCTCGGGCGGCTCCCGCTACTCAGACCAGGTGGTGTACTCAGACCCGCTGCTCTATACAACCGTTCGCGCCTCAGTCGTCACGTACATGGTGACCACGGGAATCGTCTACAACCTGTTGCTCCGGGGAATAGCGCTTCCACAGGGCACCACAGTGGCGTGGTCGAACGAGATCCTGCACGTGGTCGGCCCGATCTATCTTCTGCTCGACTGGCTGTTCGCTCCGGGCCGGGTCCCGCTCGACTGGAAGCGCCTGTGGGCGATCATCGCCTTCCCCGTGGTGTGGGTTGCCTACACGCTGGTTCGCGGGCCCCTCGCGATAGACCAGGCGACCGGCAAGCCGTGGTATCCGTACCCGTTCCTCAACCCGACGACATCGGCCGCAGGATACGCGTCTGTCGCCTTCTATGTCGTATTGATCGCTGTGGTGATCAGTGCGCTCGGAGCTGGCGCAATCTGGGTGTCGCGCAGACCCAGCAAACGCGCAACTGTGAATAACTAG
- a CDS encoding MarR family winged helix-turn-helix transcriptional regulator: MPESSAEPVADTLPLSRDDVAERLTLVVSRLSRRIRPVGDELSHGLLSALSSVKNSGPLRPSDLARLENVAAPTMTRIVADLEQRGLVERTADPVDGRSFLLRATASGLGTVAEARSSRTERVVAMLAEQSDSAIETIAAALPALEAAAAVRN, encoded by the coding sequence ATGCCTGAATCTAGCGCTGAACCGGTCGCCGACACACTTCCGCTCTCGCGTGACGACGTAGCCGAACGCCTGACCCTGGTTGTGAGCCGGCTGAGTCGGCGCATCCGCCCTGTCGGCGACGAACTGAGCCACGGGCTCCTGTCGGCCCTGTCGAGCGTCAAGAACTCCGGCCCCCTGCGGCCGAGCGATCTGGCTCGTCTAGAGAATGTTGCTGCCCCCACGATGACCCGGATTGTCGCAGACCTCGAGCAGCGCGGACTCGTCGAGCGCACAGCAGACCCCGTCGACGGCCGGTCGTTCCTGCTGCGTGCAACCGCCAGCGGCCTCGGCACCGTTGCCGAAGCCCGCTCCTCGCGAACCGAACGAGTCGTCGCCATGCTCGCGGAGCAGAGCGACAGCGCCATCGAAACGATCGCCGCCGCGCTTCCCGCGCTCGAGGCCGCGGCAGCGGTTCGCAACTGA